CTTTCTCCTCTAACTTTCAAGGGAAATGCTATGTTATCGAACACTGTCATGTGGGGGTATAAGGCATAATCCTGGAAAACCATTCCTAGGTTTCTCTCCTGTGGCGGAATATATATCTTCTTCTCCGCTGAGGCGACTAGTTTATCGCCAATCCAGATTTCCCCTTTATCAGGCCTCAGTATTCCCGCTATACAGTTTAATACTGTTGACTTCCCACTCCCGCTCGGCCCGAGCAGGACGAAAAACTCCCCATCCCTTATCTCCAGGGTGAATTCTCTCACTGCCTCGGTTTTCCCGAACCTCTTGTGCAGGTTTACGATCGATACACCAACCACGGTCTCACCCCTTCACCGCCCCTGAGAGATACCCTCTAATCAAGTATTTTCCTAAAACTACGTACACAATAATCACGGGTAGGGCGTAGATAAGGGTTCCAGCCATTTGAACATTCCACTCAGCCGAGGTCGTGCCGAGGAGGTTTGCCAACACGACGCTAGCAGGCTGATTCACGCCTCTTGTGAGTATTAAGCCGAACAATAGGTCGTTCCATATGCTTGTGAACTGGAAAACACCTGTTACAACGAAAGCAGGCCATGAGACGGGTAGTGCTATGTTAAAGTATATTCTCAGCAAGCCTGCGCCGTCAATTCTCGCAGCGTTGATAATGCTCTCCGGTATTTCACCGTAGAAGTTTCTAAAGAAGAGAGTACATATCGGGATGCCGTAGATCGTGTGAACAATTGACATACCCAGTATGGAGTTGAACAATCCCAGGTTCCTGGTAACAATTATTAATGGAATAATAACTGCGTGGTAGGGTATGAATATTCCAAGAGTCAGCAGGAAGAAGACAAGATCCGAGTACTTGAACCTAATTCTCGTCAGGGCGAAACCGTTAACGGAGCCTATCATGGTTGAGAGCACGGTGGCTACGCTTGTGAAAATCAAGCTGTTGAGAAGCCCTTGTGAAATAGCGTTTAAAGCTCTCCCCAAGGGATCTATTGTGGGCTGGGATGGAGGGGCGATAGGGATGGATGTTCTAACTTCAATATCGTTCTTCAACGCGGTTGTGAAAACCGTCCAGAACGGGAGTAGGTAGAACAGCGCGAACAATGTAAGGATCGCGTAAATCACAATCCTGCCTGGAAACCTCACTTCTGCCCCCTCCTCAAGGAGACTATCATGTACGGGATAACAATGGCCATAACCATTAAGTAGAGGATACTGGCTAGTGCAGCACCGTACTGGAAGTCTGTTTCAAAGAACGCTCTCCTATACATTAATAGTGCGAGAACATATGTTGAAACACCCGGGCCTCCATTGGTGAGCACGAATATGAAGTCGAAAGCCTTAAGCGAGAAAACCATTAGAACAACGAAGATTGAGAGAATCCATGGCTTTATCTGGGGTAGAACAATCTTGGTGTATATTTGTAGCGGGGAAGCCCCATCTATTCTCGCAGCGTGGAGCTGGGATTCCGGTATCGACTTAATCCCAGCCAGCATGACTAGTGACGCATACCCCGAGAACTGCCAGGTTAACGCTATTATCACGCTGTATAAAGCGATCTCGGGATCCCCTAGCCAGTTAACACGCTGTCCCAGAAGGGTGTTGATTACTCCGTATGAGTAGTTGTACATCCAAGCCCACATTGATGCTGTGACTACGAAGGATAGTGAGAACGGGAGCAGGTATAGACTCCTGTAGAAACTCTCGAACCTCCCGCCCACAATGTCGAGCAGGATTGCCACCAGCAGTCCAACACCCACGCTTATGGGGATGAAAACCGTTATCAAAACTATGTTGTTTCTAAGTGAAACCCAGAAAACAGGGTCTTCAAGGGCTTTGTAGTATTGTTCGAGACCTGAAAACCTGAACTCCATGGTTAAACCAGTGGATTCTGAAAGCGATAAGAAAGTGTTCCACCCTATAAGCCCGTAGATGAAGAAGTATGCTATTGTGATCGTGAAAGCGAGAAAAATTACGAGGAAAAGGGAGCCTTTCTCCACCCGATCTCCCCTATCTTATAGTTGATTATGGAGGGTTTAAAAAAAACTTTATGGAATGAGCTTCCATTCTTTAACATACTCGTTTTTCGCGGCCTGTATAGCGTTTATTATGCCATTACATGCTTCCTGAACATTCCTGTTCGACGCGAAAGCGCTTGCCACGTCGTTAAAGGCGCTCGCGAACTTTTCAGGCGCTCCGCTACCGTGGACTATGCTGGGAGCCATGTACTGGGCGTTTTTGAAGTCCTGGATAGCCGATCTCTGATAGGGGCCGTACTTGTTAATGTCAGCGTCGAGCCTAGCTGGTATTGAACCCTTAATCGGGTTGAACGCATCCTGGCCCTCCTTTGACCCAACCACTATTAGCCACTTCTCAGAGTTCTCAGGGTGCCTAGCACCCTTGGGTTTCTGGAAGCAGTCGACAACTAACACGTAGACCCCCTTCGTTCCTGGCACAGGTATTGCACCATAATCCACGTTGAACGTCTTGTTAGCTACGAGGAACTCTCCATTAGCCCAGTCTCCCATGATTGTGAAGACGGATTCACCCCTAATCACTTTAGCAACAGCCTGATCCCAGGTGAGGGTTGCATAGTCAGGGTTCACGTAATCCATGTATCTCTTGAAGATGTTGAACGCGTTGACGAGCCTTGGATCGTTAGGGTCTGAGAGCTTGCCGTTTATCAAGTCCTGGTAGAAGTCAACTCCTTGACTTATCAGTATCTGCTCGAGCGCGTGCGCTATTTCCCATTTACCAATACCGCCCATCGCGATAGGGTATGTGATACCCTCCCTTCTGAGTTTTTCACAAGCCTCGAAGAAGCCGTCCCAGGTCTCCAGGGATGCGGGGTCGATATTGTGCTGTTCCAGGATTTTCTTATTGTACCATAGGACGTTGGCCCTGTGAATGTTCAATGGGACGGCATAGTAATGCCCGCCCCACTTAACCATGTCCTTCACTACGGCGGGGAAGACTTCCTCCCATCCCTGCTGAGCCCATAGGTGGTCTATTGGTTCAAGGTAGCCTCCATCGATATATGGTTTCATCTCATATCCTGCGTGGATTTGGAACGAGTCTGGGGCCTCCCCCGCCGCCACCATTGACTTCATTACTGCTTTCAACACGTATCCAGCTCCTCCAGCAACGGGGCTTTGAATAACGCCCACGTCGGGATATTTCTCCTGGAATACTGCTACGAGGGCGTCTATGGCGGCTTTCTCGCCGCCGGATGTCCACCAGTGATATATTTCCAACAGGTTAGCCTTCGGCTTGGGAGCCGTTGATAGGAAGTAGTATAGTATTCCGCCAACAATTATAGCGGTTACGAGAACGGCTATTATTACCGCGTGGAGGGTGCGCATTACCTCCACCGATATGTAAATTTTACGCACGATTATTTAAAATTTTATATCAAGATTTAATGCTGGAGTGGCCGATTTTTCAATCAGCCAGGAATATAGGTAGCCTGAGAAAGGTTTCAGGGAGAGGGGTTGTTGACAGCGTTTTTCAAGCAGGAGGGGATTTTATCGTTTGGGACAAGCTCGGGGCATCTCTGAATGGTGAACGAGCACTTGCCCTCTAAGTAATCGTTGAGGCTGCATGGGTTGTTTCTCACCCTGTTCTCCATTAGCACGCAGCGTGGTCCTGCGTAGGAGAAGATTGCAGGGTGTGTTTTAACCAGCTGATTCCTCAGCTCCCAGGCTATCATTCTAATCTCCCATTGAGCACGGGAGCACATTCTCAGGGGGAGGAAAACCTCCAGGAGCTCCCTAGCGTTCATTGAGACTAGTACACGGGTTTTCACAGCCTGGGGGAGCAGGTATCTGGCATCCTCGTAGGGTGTTTGCGATGCGAGAGCCTTGTAGTATGCGGCTGTTGCCTTTAAAAGATGCTTGAAGAACCAGGTCTCGCCAGCCTTAACCATGGTTGGAGGGATCACGTATGCCTCGCTGACAAGATCCAGCAGGGTGTTGAAATCACTCAGGCTTCCCCCAGCCTCCTCCAGCACCCCGGCGGCTTCAGCAAAGCCTTCTGGAACCGGGGAGTTGACAAGGGCTGAAGCCTTCTCAACAAGCCTTCTCAAAAACCTATCGCTATATCTCTGCGACAGCTGAGAATAGCTTGCATGCCTATGCCTAACCAGCTGATGACTACACGCCCTGCTACAGACGATTTCAAACACGTAAACACTGTGCTCCAAAGGGCTCCCATGACCCCTTGAGACAAGCTCACGTATCCATGAATCCTTCCTCTCGTTGCTGAGGCTTTCAAGTATTTCCGTGAAGTCCTTAGGGGATATTGTCAGCTTAGCAGCGGATGCAATAATGGAGTCAGCCTGGTCAAGCCAAGCCACAAGCCTAGCCTGCGGGAGATGCCTATACTGGTTTTCCCCGGGGATACTGCTCATTCCACAACCCTTTAAGGCTTCTTGACGCACACCTACTTATAATAACCATAATTAATATGCTATTTATGAGTAAAGTTGTGTGATACCATGAGCGAGATAAGGAAAATCTACAGGTCCAGGAGCGATAAAATCTTATGCGGGGTTTGCGGCGGCTTGGCTTCATACTTCAGGGTAGACCCCACTATCGTGAGGCTTCTATGGGTTGCCGTAACCGTATTGGCTCCTGCTCCCGGATTGATCCTCTACCTTGTAGCATGCTTAATAATCCCGGAGGAGCCTGGTCCTCAGCAACCTCCTGCACCGAGCCAACCACTTCGTTTAGAGCGCACTGTAGACGAGAAGCCTCTTCTAGTGGCAGGGATTATTCTACTAGTGGTTGGAGGCTTAATCATCACTAGCGTGATGGGTGATCTCGTAAAGGATTTAGCCCGATGGTGGGGCTATGTATGGGTTGATGAGAGGCTTAGGGCGCTCGCCGGCGTAATCCTCGTGATTGTAGGGTTGGTGCTTGTTTTAAAGCATCGTGAAAAACCTGTTAAGCCGGCTCCTCCCTCACAGCAATCTTTGTAAAACCATGTTTCCTCAACACATCATTTAGCAAGGAGAGGAAGTCACCGTCTATTGCGCAGTTTTTAACACACCATTCAACACTCCTAGGGGTTGTGACAGGGGGACCCATCAGAGGCTGGATGATAATGACGAGGTTGCTGAGTTTGTGAAGGTGCTTCCCAATAATGGTTAAAGACTCCTCTAAAACCTCAGGCTTAAGAAGCCTGGAAACCGGGATCCTGAGCTCCAAGGGTATGTCGTGCTCTGACACTAGCTTCAGGTTTTCCAGATAGTTCTCCCAAAGCCTATCCGATACATCTGCTGGGAGACCGTACAGCTCACGGTACGGTAGCTTTAAATCGGTTGCAACATGGTCTACGAGGCCTGCCTCCAGGAGCCTATTAAAAGGCTCTTTCAAAGTCATATTTGTGTTCAAGCTTCTCTTAACTCCGAGAGAATCCCCCGCCTCCTGGAAGAGCTTGGACAGGGGCCGCCACTGCAGTAAGGGCTCCCCGCCCGTTACGTGCAAGTAGTCTATGAACATTAGCGATGCTGACAGGCTTTCAACAACCTCGTCAATACTAACCCATCTGCAAACCCCTGGGTCGTTTTCTGCAAGCCTCCAGTTGTGGCAGAAGGGGCATTTCAAGTTGCAACCACAGAGCCAAAGGGTGAACGATACGGAATTGTACACGTCTATCAAGGAGACGTTCTTCCAGCCTGAGGAGTATATGAGCGAGGTCATTAGCGTTCATCTAGAATAGCTTGGTGAAGTTGAAGAGTGAAAAAGAAGAGTTAAAGCCCATAGTGTTTTCTCTGCCAGAACTCCTTCCTCCTGTACGGGTTCCAGTTCCTGAGGGGTCTGTAGTAGCCTATTATCCTGCTCCACACGTCGACATTACCGCTACCGCACTTGGGGCAAGCCCTGTAAAGCCCTGTTACTGTTGCCCCGCAGTCGTTGCAGTGTGTTATAGCGGGGGTGAAGCTCCAGTAGACAATATCGGTTTCCACAATCCTCTTAGCCAGCTTGGCAAGAGCTTCGGGATCCGCTTCCTCTCCCAGGAAGAGATGCATCATTACTCCTCCTGTGAAGTATTTCTGAACCCTTGCCTCAACCTCAATCCTGTCGGGAATGGTCATGGAGTCGGTGTAGTAGGGGGCGACGCTGGTGCTGTAGAGGGGTTCGGCTGGGAGGTACTCGGCTAGCTCAGGGTAGAGCTTCATGTCTTTGAGAGCCAGCTTGGGTGCGGCTGACTCTCCAGGCACTTCCTCCACATTCCATGGGACACCTGTCTCCCTCATCCAACCCCTAGCCCTGTCAGTAGCGAACTCAACCATCCTCCTCATGAGCTCGGCCGCTCTCAACCAGTCCTTCCTATTCCCGTCAAGCCATAGCTTAGGCTCACCCATGAGTATTGCCGATGCCTCGGGAAGCCCTATGATGCCGACAGTGTTGAAGTGGCTTGAGGGAAACTCCTCCATATACTCTGCTATCAACCCGTAGAATCCTGGAGCCTGCTTCAAAATAGAGACATACCTGTTCCTAAACCATTCAACGGCTTCCTTAACCAGCTTAAGCCTCTCCTCGTAGAGCTCCCAGAACCTTGACTCCTCGCCACGAGCCTCAAGGGCAAGCCTCGGCAGGTTGATATCCACAACGTTGACCGAGCCGGTTACATCAGGCATAGCCCAGAGCCCGCCAAACCTCTGCCTCTCAATCCTGCTCCAGTAATCCTCCCTGGCAACCCCGAGGTCTCTTTTAAGAGAGAACTTTGAGCCATTGTTGAAAACGTGTTTCAGCTCGTTCTTATCTATTGCTAGACGACAGCACAGGGCGAAGCTGGCGTCTGGGTCAACCATTCTCGTGTTGAGCCAGTAGAAGCTCCCTCTCTTCGCCGCTACTTTGAATATTAGCTCGTGTAGCTCAGGGTCCTCCCATATCCATGATGCGGTTGCCATGAGGGTTGGGATGGGGAATGTGAATGGTTGTCCAACAGAGTCTCCTTCAAGCAGGACGTGTGAGAGTGCTTTGAGAAACAGCTTCGCCTCCTCCTCATACTCGCCTAAAACCCCTGCGTCCTCCCCGCCGTAAACAGCCCTATCTTCCTCCATCATCTTTTTCGGAGCATCCATGGTTATTGTGAAGTTGGTGAAGGGTGTTTGAAGCCCTATCCTGGTAGGGTAGTTAAGGTTGAACAGTAGCCTCTGAATCTGCTGTTTAACATCCTTGAAGCCTAATCCATCCCTCCTGATGAAGGGTCCTGAATACCATTCAACGCTTGAGAAAGCCTGTGCCCCGGTGAAGTAGTGCTGGGCTGTTATCAAGTAGTTTGCAATATGGTCTACGAGAGTGTCAAGGTGCCTGGCAGGTCTGGAAACCACCGTGGGTGTTCTAAGCCCTTTTCTCAAAAGCCTGCTTATGCTGTGCCCTGTGCAGTAGGGGATGTAGACGCTGTGAGGGAGCTTGTGAATGTATATTAAACCATCCATGTGTGCCCTCGCAATATGCCTGGGGAGAAGCTGGATTGACTCGTACTTGATCTTCTCCTCAAGGAGCCATGCGAAGAAGCTCCCCGGTCCTAAATACCTGTTAGCGTTCTCGTTAACCTCAAGACTATTCCAGGCTATGTACTCCTCCAAAGGATCTTTCACGAGGTTCTCGCTCAAACCAACCTGCATGCGTCCACAACTCTGAATTATCTCTTAGTGTGGTGGTTTAAAAGTTTTTTTCTTTTTATTAAACATTGATCAGTTTTTTAAACAGATAAATAAATAATGATCACATGAATCACATATTATTATAGGATGTTCGCTAGCAACTCAGCCGTTGATATCAGCCTTGATGCTACCACCCACGTCATCAGAGACTCCTCGTATATGGAGTAGCAGTAGTCGGCTGCTTCGAGAGTCTCCTGGCTGAAATCCCCGTGCGGGAAACCGCCGACTCCTATGAGGAGGGCGTTATTTAAGGCTTTCACCACCACGCTTCTAACACTCTCCCTCTCGCACTCCTCTCTGAGAAGTAGGAGTCCTCTTGCCCCCGCGGCTCTCACCAGGTCAGGGAGCCTCATGCTCTTGGCTTGAAGTAGTGGTTCAGGAGACCCTGGTGGAACCTTCCCCTCGACAAGTAGCTGCTCCATCAGGCCTGTGAACCTGTTATAGTTTCTAGGTATTCTTGTAGAGGGATGTATGAATATTGCCTTACCATCGTACGTGTGCACGTATATTTCGAGAAGGCCCTTCTTGTTCAAGGGGCTTTCCAATGCTTCTAGAAGGGTGACGTGTACTATGTCAGGCCTCCCTCTCTTAAACCTGTCGCGGATTCTCAGCATGGCGGAGTAGTGTATGCTCACGTCTAGAAGAGTGTGTGTTGGGGGCTTCCCCCTTCTGGCCGCGTTCTTAACTACTGAAGGATGGTTTGAAATCTCCTTTGGAACGAGCTCTACGCCAGCTTCAAGAATTGCTATCTTCAGCTTCCCCATCGCAACGACCTTGTAAACAATATTTAAGCATTAGCTCAAAAATAGTTTTGATAATGAACTCTTCGAGGGGATTGCTAACTATTGCCCAGGTCCAGGGTGAATGTTTTAAGAGAGATTGCTCGTGAAAGAATAGTGCTTCTATACAAGCTCGCGGTGGAGCAGGCGAGAAAGGGGGATTACGCGCTCGCTAGAAGGTATGTTGAGATAATGCTGAAGATTTCGGCTAAGGCAAGGGTTAAGCCTCCAAGATATATTAGGAGGGGTTATTGTAGAAGCTGTAAGATACCCTTGATCCCCGGGGTTACATCCCGGGTTAGGGTTAGGAGTGATGGGTCAGTATCGAGGGTTGTTGTATCATGCCTTGCATGTGGATGGATGAGGAGGTACGTGGTGAAGACTTCAGGGAGAGGTTGAAGGAGCGTAGGAGAGGTAAGGTTGACATTAGAATTGGGAAGAAGGGTGTGACGGAATCCCTTCTCGAGGAGGTTAGGAGGAGGCTGGAGAAGCAGGGTGTTGTTAAGGTTAAGGTTTTAAAGTCTGCTAGGGCTGAACCAGGTTTCAACCGGGAGGAGTTCGCGGAGGAGGTTGCGAGAGCTGTTGGAGGAGTTCTCAGAGAGGTTAAGGGATATACCTTTATAATTGTGAAGAAGGATCGTTGAAGTCCCGGGTATTAATATTAAAAAGGATTAATCAAATAACAGAGATTTACAGGTGTGGATGCAATGGTTAATGCTTTGGAAGCACCGGCTGAGAAGCTGTTGGAGAGGCTGGCTGACTACATTAGGGAGAATATTCCAGAGGTTAAGCCGCCTTCATGGGCCATGTTTGTGAAAACAGGGTCTCACAAGGAGAAGCCACCGGTGGATCCAAACTGGTGGTATATTAGGGCTGCCAGCATATTGAGAAAGCTTTACAAGAACTCTGCTCCCACCGGGTTGACGGAGTTTAGGAGGGAGTATGGTGGGAGGAAGAACAGGGGCGTGAGGCCTGAGAGAAGCGTTGAGGCACCTGGCAACGCTATTAGGAAGATTCTTCAACAGCTTGAAGCCGCCGGGCTGGTGAGGAGGACT
This region of Thermosphaera aggregans genomic DNA includes:
- a CDS encoding carbohydrate ABC transporter permease, producing the protein MRFPGRIVIYAILTLFALFYLLPFWTVFTTALKNDIEVRTSIPIAPPSQPTIDPLGRALNAISQGLLNSLIFTSVATVLSTMIGSVNGFALTRIRFKYSDLVFFLLTLGIFIPYHAVIIPLIIVTRNLGLFNSILGMSIVHTIYGIPICTLFFRNFYGEIPESIINAARIDGAGLLRIYFNIALPVSWPAFVVTGVFQFTSIWNDLLFGLILTRGVNQPASVVLANLLGTTSAEWNVQMAGTLIYALPVIIVYVVLGKYLIRGYLSGAVKG
- the thyX gene encoding FAD-dependent thymidylate synthase; translated protein: MSSIPGENQYRHLPQARLVAWLDQADSIIASAAKLTISPKDFTEILESLSNERKDSWIRELVSRGHGSPLEHSVYVFEIVCSRACSHQLVRHRHASYSQLSQRYSDRFLRRLVEKASALVNSPVPEGFAEAAGVLEEAGGSLSDFNTLLDLVSEAYVIPPTMVKAGETWFFKHLLKATAAYYKALASQTPYEDARYLLPQAVKTRVLVSMNARELLEVFLPLRMCSRAQWEIRMIAWELRNQLVKTHPAIFSYAGPRCVLMENRVRNNPCSLNDYLEGKCSFTIQRCPELVPNDKIPSCLKNAVNNPSP
- a CDS encoding carbohydrate ABC transporter permease — protein: MEKGSLFLVIFLAFTITIAYFFIYGLIGWNTFLSLSESTGLTMEFRFSGLEQYYKALEDPVFWVSLRNNIVLITVFIPISVGVGLLVAILLDIVGGRFESFYRSLYLLPFSLSFVVTASMWAWMYNYSYGVINTLLGQRVNWLGDPEIALYSVIIALTWQFSGYASLVMLAGIKSIPESQLHAARIDGASPLQIYTKIVLPQIKPWILSIFVVLMVFSLKAFDFIFVLTNGGPGVSTYVLALLMYRRAFFETDFQYGAALASILYLMVMAIVIPYMIVSLRRGQK
- a CDS encoding ABC transporter substrate-binding protein — protein: MRTLHAVIIAVLVTAIIVGGILYYFLSTAPKPKANLLEIYHWWTSGGEKAAIDALVAVFQEKYPDVGVIQSPVAGGAGYVLKAVMKSMVAAGEAPDSFQIHAGYEMKPYIDGGYLEPIDHLWAQQGWEEVFPAVVKDMVKWGGHYYAVPLNIHRANVLWYNKKILEQHNIDPASLETWDGFFEACEKLRREGITYPIAMGGIGKWEIAHALEQILISQGVDFYQDLINGKLSDPNDPRLVNAFNIFKRYMDYVNPDYATLTWDQAVAKVIRGESVFTIMGDWANGEFLVANKTFNVDYGAIPVPGTKGVYVLVVDCFQKPKGARHPENSEKWLIVVGSKEGQDAFNPIKGSIPARLDADINKYGPYQRSAIQDFKNAQYMAPSIVHGSGAPEKFASAFNDVASAFASNRNVQEACNGIINAIQAAKNEYVKEWKLIP
- a CDS encoding anaerobic ribonucleoside-triphosphate reductase activating protein; protein product: MTSLIYSSGWKNVSLIDVYNSVSFTLWLCGCNLKCPFCHNWRLAENDPGVCRWVSIDEVVESLSASLMFIDYLHVTGGEPLLQWRPLSKLFQEAGDSLGVKRSLNTNMTLKEPFNRLLEAGLVDHVATDLKLPYRELYGLPADVSDRLWENYLENLKLVSEHDIPLELRIPVSRLLKPEVLEESLTIIGKHLHKLSNLVIIIQPLMGPPVTTPRSVEWCVKNCAIDGDFLSLLNDVLRKHGFTKIAVREEPA
- a CDS encoding 16S rRNA methyltransferase; translation: MGKLKIAILEAGVELVPKEISNHPSVVKNAARRGKPPTHTLLDVSIHYSAMLRIRDRFKRGRPDIVHVTLLEALESPLNKKGLLEIYVHTYDGKAIFIHPSTRIPRNYNRFTGLMEQLLVEGKVPPGSPEPLLQAKSMRLPDLVRAAGARGLLLLREECERESVRSVVVKALNNALLIGVGGFPHGDFSQETLEAADYCYSIYEESLMTWVVASRLISTAELLANIL
- a CDS encoding PspC domain-containing protein — encoded protein: MSEIRKIYRSRSDKILCGVCGGLASYFRVDPTIVRLLWVAVTVLAPAPGLILYLVACLIIPEEPGPQQPPAPSQPLRLERTVDEKPLLVAGIILLVVGGLIITSVMGDLVKDLARWWGYVWVDERLRALAGVILVIVGLVLVLKHREKPVKPAPPSQQSL
- a CDS encoding ribonuclease P protein component 4, which translates into the protein MPRSRVNVLREIARERIVLLYKLAVEQARKGDYALARRYVEIMLKISAKARVKPPRYIRRGYCRSCKIPLIPGVTSRVRVRSDGSVSRVVVSCLACGWMRRYVVKTSGRG
- a CDS encoding 30S ribosomal protein S19e; amino-acid sequence: MVNALEAPAEKLLERLADYIRENIPEVKPPSWAMFVKTGSHKEKPPVDPNWWYIRAASILRKLYKNSAPTGLTEFRREYGGRKNRGVRPERSVEAPGNAIRKILQQLEAAGLVRRTRRGRVLTPQGKALLDRLAYDVMVEEARRNPELAKYLPESARARILG
- a CDS encoding YhbY family RNA-binding protein: MDEEVRGEDFRERLKERRRGKVDIRIGKKGVTESLLEEVRRRLEKQGVVKVKVLKSARAEPGFNREEFAEEVARAVGGVLREVKGYTFIIVKKDR
- a CDS encoding anaerobic ribonucleoside triphosphate reductase — its product is MQVGLSENLVKDPLEEYIAWNSLEVNENANRYLGPGSFFAWLLEEKIKYESIQLLPRHIARAHMDGLIYIHKLPHSVYIPYCTGHSISRLLRKGLRTPTVVSRPARHLDTLVDHIANYLITAQHYFTGAQAFSSVEWYSGPFIRRDGLGFKDVKQQIQRLLFNLNYPTRIGLQTPFTNFTITMDAPKKMMEEDRAVYGGEDAGVLGEYEEEAKLFLKALSHVLLEGDSVGQPFTFPIPTLMATASWIWEDPELHELIFKVAAKRGSFYWLNTRMVDPDASFALCCRLAIDKNELKHVFNNGSKFSLKRDLGVAREDYWSRIERQRFGGLWAMPDVTGSVNVVDINLPRLALEARGEESRFWELYEERLKLVKEAVEWFRNRYVSILKQAPGFYGLIAEYMEEFPSSHFNTVGIIGLPEASAILMGEPKLWLDGNRKDWLRAAELMRRMVEFATDRARGWMRETGVPWNVEEVPGESAAPKLALKDMKLYPELAEYLPAEPLYSTSVAPYYTDSMTIPDRIEVEARVQKYFTGGVMMHLFLGEEADPEALAKLAKRIVETDIVYWSFTPAITHCNDCGATVTGLYRACPKCGSGNVDVWSRIIGYYRPLRNWNPYRRKEFWQRKHYGL